The following are encoded together in the Populus trichocarpa isolate Nisqually-1 chromosome 5, P.trichocarpa_v4.1, whole genome shotgun sequence genome:
- the LOC18098570 gene encoding pentatricopeptide repeat-containing protein At5g66520, with protein MSTTTNLPYHLASKDFSTENKFTSQLSQKTILDLLNTKSSTSLHHLKQVHAVALRTGHFQDHYVSGTLVKCYANPHFSNLNFALKVFEYVPNPNVFVFNIIIKGCLQNNEPCKAIWCYYNMMAAHARPNKFTYPTLFKACTAAEAAEEGVQVHAHVIKQGLSGDVHIRSAGIQMYGSFGEVEGARRMLGEDGNSDVICFNAMIDGYLKCGEVEAAKELFWSMEDKNVGSWNVMVSGMAKCGMIEEARELFNEMKEKNEISWSAMIDGYIKGGYYKEALEVFNVMQREEIRPRKFVLSSVLAACANLGALDQGRWIHAYVNNNSNSFDAVLGTALVDMYAKCGRLDMAWDVFEKMEKKEVFTWNAMICGLGMHGRAEDAIELFFKMQKQKFRPNGITLLGVLSACAHSGMVDEGLRIFNSMEEVYGIEPGMEHYGCVVDLLGRAGLLGEAEEVMYSMPMEPSAAVWGALLGACRKHGDVELGERVGKILLELEPQNSGRYALLSNIYARAGRWDDVANVRKLMKERGVKTSTGISMIDFDGVVHEFKMGDGSHPQMKNIYLMLKNMIKRLKMEGFSPNTSQVLFDIEEEEKEAELQYHSEKLAIAFGLINTKPGTTIHVVKNLRMCEDCHSAFKLISQVYDREIIVRDRARYHHFKTGTCSCKDFW; from the coding sequence ATGTCCACAACCACAAATCTTCCCTATCATCTTGCTTCCAAAGACTTCTCAACAGAAAACAAATTCACATCCCAACTTTCCCAGAAAACAATCTTAGATCTCTTGAACACCAAAAGCAGCACTTCACTTCATCATCTCAAGCAAGTCCATGCTGTGGCATTAAGGACAGGCCATTTTCAAGACCACTATGTATCTGGTACCTTAGTGAAATGTTATGCAAATCCTCATTTTAGCAACTTGAATTTTGCCTTAAAGGTCTTTGAATATGTCCCAAACCctaatgtttttgtgtttaacaTTATCATCAAAGGTTGTTTGCAGAACAATGAGCCATGTAAGGCCATATGGTGTTATTACAACATGATGGCTGCACATGCAAGGCCTAATAAGTTTACTTATCCGACATTGTTTAAGGCTTGCACGGCTGCAGAAGCAGCTGAAGAAGGGGTGCAGGTGCATGCTCATGTGATCAAACAAGGActtagtggagatgtgcatatAAGAAGTGCTGGGATCCAGATGTATGGAAGTTTTGGTGAAGTAGAGGGGGCAAGGAGAATGCTAGGCGAGGATGGGAACTCAGATGTTATTTGCTTTAACGCAATGATTGATGGGTACTTGAAGTGTGGAGAGGTGGAAGCAGCTAAGGAATTGTTTTGGAGCATGGAGGATAAGAATGTTGGCTCTTGGAATGTGATGGTCAGTGGTATGGCAAAATGTGGCATGATTGAAGAAGCAAGAGAGTTGTTTAAtgagatgaaagaaaagaatgagatTTCTTGGAGTGCTATGATTGATGGTTATATCAAAGGAGGGTATTACAAGGAAGCTTTGGAGGTTTTTAATGTGATGCAAAGAGAGGAAATTAGGCCTAGGAAATTTGTTTTGTCTAGTGTGCTAGCTGCTTGTGCTAATTTGGGGGCTCTTGATCAAGGAAGATGGATTCATGCTTATGTGAATAATAATTCAAACTCATTTGATGCTGTTTTGGGTACTGCTTTGGTGGATATGTATGCGAAATGCGGGAGGCTTGATATGGCATGGGATGTTTTTGAGAAGATGGAAAAGAAAGAGGTTTTCACTTGGAATGCTATGATTTGTGGGCTAGGTATGCATGGTAGAGCAGAGGATGCAATTGAGCTTTTCTTTAAGATGCAAAAACAGAAGTTTAGGCCAAATGGGATAACTCTTTTGGGTGTCCTAAGTGCTTGTGCTCATTCAGGAATGGTAGATGAGGGTTTAAGGATTTTTAATTCCATGGAGGAAGTGTATGGTATAGAGCCTGGGATGGAGCATTATGGGTGTGTAGTTGATCTCCTAGGAAGAGCAGGGCTCTTAGGAGAGGCAGAAGAGGTTATGTATTCAATGCCAATGGAACCCAGTGCTGCTGTTTGGGGAGCACTTTTAGGGGCTTGTAGGAAACATGGAGATGTAGAATTAGGTGAGAGAGTAGGGAAGATTTTACTAGAATTGGAACCTCAAAATAGTGGTAGATATGCTCTGTTATCAAACATCTATGCAAGGGCTGGGAGATGGGATGATGTAGCAAATGTGAGGAAACTAATGAAGGAAAGAGGAGTCAAGACCAGCACCGGAATTAGCATGATTGACTTTGATGGTGTTGTCCATGAATTCAAAATGGGAGATGGATCGCATCCGCAAATGAAGAATATCTATTTGATGTTGAAAAATATGATTAAGAGGCTAAAGATGGAAGGTTTTTCACCAAATACCTctcaagttttatttgatattgaagaggaagagaaggaaGCTGAACTGCAGTACCACAGTGAAAAACTTGCAATTGCTTTCGGATTGATTAACACGAAACCAGGAACAACTATCCATGTAGTGAAGAATTTAAGGATGTGTGAGGACTGTCATTCTGCCTTCAAGCTAATCTCTCAAGTCTATGATCGGGAGATAATCGTGAGGGACCGCGCTCGCTACCATCATTTCAAGACTGGGACATGTTCATGCAAGGATTTTTGGTGA